Proteins encoded by one window of Pecten maximus chromosome 15, xPecMax1.1, whole genome shotgun sequence:
- the LOC117344154 gene encoding protein draper-like, protein MGGMGGMGGMGGMGGMGGGAGTKTWCCENANLINGRCVCKPSYKGDSKHPCVQPCWDKCGQNSVCDVEEFVCSCKNGMVGDPYSSVGCDVPCGGKCIANAVCNEITNQCECKEGYSGSALTKCYIPCDNKCKANAYCNSDNKCQCNDGYIGNAYKGCELPCGGSCPSNANCDRKTNKCVCNEGFIGNPYTDGCDVPCGGKCVYNAFCKSRDNKCYCNPGLVGDPYTRCAKPCDDACRENAFCNKKDNKCQCNKGYMGDPTVGCRKPCDDKCVKDAYCDTDNKCKCKKGLVGDPYVKCGKPCDGKCKKNAYCEKSDNRCRCLEGFVGDPYKGCDVPCKGKCRENAFCNDNNKCQCKTGFFGDPYKGCSKPSVFSLVRLSYSVKENVGQVQIEVVRTGGSSSSNVVSWVSNDGSALQKSDYVGTKGSLNFKSGVKSLKINIKIVNDKVYETDESFTVSLVSVNNDGSLGSLTTTTVTIDSDDGKTHKPITL, encoded by the exons ATGGGTGGAATGGGAGGAATGGGCGGAATGGGAGGAATGGGCGGAATGGGAGGAGGTGCCGGAACGAAAACCTGGTGCTGTGAAAACGCTAACCTCATAAATGGACGCTGTGTGTGTAAACCTAGCTACAAAGGCGACAGCAAACACCCCTGTGTTC AACCATGTTGGGACAAATGTGGACAAAATTCCGTCTGTGACGTGGAGGAATTTGTATGTTCCTGTAAGAATGGCATGGTCGGTGATCCCTACTCAAGTGTCGGATGTGACG TGCCTTGCGGGGGTAAATGCATCGCCAATGCTGTCTGTAACGAAATAACCAACCAGTGCGAGTGTAAAGAAGGGTACAGTGGAAGTGCTTTGACAAAGTGTTACA TCCCATGTGACAACAAATGTAAGGCCAATGCATATTGTAACTCGGATAACAAGTGCCAGTGTAATGATGGTTACATCGGAAACGCGTACAAAGGCTGTGAAC TGCCATGTGGAGGAAGCTGTCCATCAAACGCCAATTGTGATCGTAAAACCAACAAATGTGTGTGTAATGAAGGCTTTATTGGTAACCCTTACACGGATGGTTGTGACG TTCCATGCGGCGGTAAATGTGTGTACAACGCCTTCTGTAAAAGCAGGGACAacaaatgttactgtaaccccGGACTTGTTGGAGACCCTTACACCAGATGTGCCA AACCATGTGACGACGCCTGTAGAGAGAATGCCTTCTGTAATAAGAAAGACAACAAGTGTCAATGTAACAAAGGATACATGGGGGACCCAACTGTTGGCTGTAGAA AGCCGTGTGATGACAAATGTGTTAAAGATGCCTATTGCGACACAGACAACAAATGTAAATGCAAGAAAGGACTTGTTGGTGATCCTTATGTAAAATGCGGAA AGCCATGCGACGGAAAATGTAAGAAGAATGCTTATTGTGAAAAATCCGACAATAGGTGTCGCTGTCTGGAAGGCTTTGTCGGAGATCCTTACAAAGGATGTGACG TTCCATGCAAAGGAAAATGTAGAGAGAACGCTTTCTGTAACGACAATAACAAGTGTCAATGTAAGACGGGATTTTTCGGGGATCCGTACAAAGGCTGTAGCA AACCAAGCGTGTTCTCACTCGTGCGCCTAAGCTACTCAGTAAAAGAGAATGTAGGTCAGGTACAGATAGAAGTTGTCAGAACTGGCGGCAGTTCTAGTTCCAACGTGGTGTCATGGGTATCCAACGACGGAAGTGCTTTACAGAAGAGTGACTACGTTGGCACGAAAGGATCTTTGAACTTTAAGAGTGGAGTTAAAAGCTTGAAAATTAATATCAAGATTGTCAATGACAAG GTGTATGAAACTGACGAATCGTTCACAGTGTCACTAGTATCTGTTAACAATGACGGATCACTCGGATCACTCACGACAACCACTGTGACCATTGATAGCGACGACGGTAAGACACACAAGCCAATAACCTTATAA